Within the Opitutaceae bacterium TAV5 genome, the region CGGATGGCCTTGGTGAGGAGGCGCAGGGAGATGGCTTCGGGATCGTTGCTGGTGAGGAGGCGGCCGAGCGAGGAGCTGTCGAAGACGGGAGGAGCGTCGGTGAGGTTGGTGCCGGAGAGGTTGAGCACGAGCCACGAGCCGCGTTCGATCCGGATGGTCTCTTTCCCGATCATGCTGAGCCCCACGATCATGACGACGGCAAGGACCAGCGTCCCGCAGGTAAACACGGCGAGGGCCACGAGCGTGCCGAGAAGGGACGCGAAAAATGTCTTCATGGGTCCAGACGCTATGCGGCGGCAGGGGTTGGGCAAGTCCGGGGAGAGAATGGAACGCCGGAAGGGGGGCATTCGGGGGGCCGCCGGGGCGCGTCCGCGTTGCAAACAGATACAACCGAATCCGGACAGGGCGCTTTGCAGGCCGCGACCGGGTTGACGACCTTTTTCAGGCGACCCTGAACGCTACCTTGTTCCAGGCAGACAGTGTCCCCCTGTCACGTGTCGCCAGGCGGGCGCCGTGGTTCATTGCTGTTTGCACGAGATAAAAATCCATGACCTGTTTGTGACCTGTCGCCTTTTTGAGAAAAGCATCCTCCGGTTCCCCGCCGCTTACGATCCGACCGGCTTGCTTGCCGGTGAATTCCGCCCGGATCACCCGCAGTGCCTCGGCAGCAGGAAGTTCACAATTTTGCATGACTTTGGGGTTCATCAGCAATCGCACTGCGGCGAGAAAGGTCTCGACAGAAACGCCCCAACCCTCGGCTTTGATGCCATCGAGCCAGGCGCGCGATGTTTCGTGGTGCTCATGGGCAGTGTTCACCGCCGCAAAGAACACATCGTTGTCGAGCAGCCACTTCATTACATGTCCTCCAGCGCGGCATTCACGTCGCCGGAGGTGATGCGTATTCCTTTTGGCATGACGACCAGCCCGCGTCCCCTTCGAGTGACAATCCGTGCCCGCAGCCTTGTTTTTTCCGGATTGTAGGCCAGACGCACGGCCTCGGCAACCAGCAGATTCATCGGAGCCTTGCCGCGTCCGCCACGCTGCGCGGATTCACGGCGCAATGCCGCGGTTACATCAGAAGGCAGGTCCAGTGTCGTTCTCATATGAAGATACCTTTATGCTTCCCCCCAAAAAAAAAGTCAACCGGCCCCATTGCCATGCCCATTGCCATGCGGGTCACTCCAGCGGTCGAGGTGTTCATAGGCGTCGATCGCGTTGTGAACTTCCTGGATCTCGCGTGGCGGACCCAGGACGCGTTTTCCGGCAACGAGAGCGGTGACCTGTTCCAGCGTGAGGGTGTTGTTTTCAATGGCGAGGGAGGCGTGGATGGTGCGGATGCGGTTGTCGCGCCGCAGATGCGGAGGCGGGGCGTTTTGGGAAGTGGCCGAATAACGTCCGATGTCCTCGCTGATTTCCGCCACGAGCCGGAGAATGGCAGGGGTAAGGGTATGCGGAGGCTGATACGGCGCGGCAGGCATGAATGGACGGGATGGAATTCGGCTGCAGGCAGACTACAACCAAATCCCGGCACATTGCCAATCCTGCTGAAGGGATAACGGACTACTCCACCGAGCCAGGCAGCGGCGCGGAGGTTTTGCCGGCCTCAAATGAGGCCAGGTATTGCTCCCGGGAAAGCAACTTCCACGAAGGGAGTTCGTCCGTGTAGATTGCAACCGGAGCATCGCCGATGGAAAAAACAGGGGCGGCTGAGTCGCAGGCAATCGGATCAAGATTCCAATTCATCGCCGCCCGCACGGAGCGCATTCCGGTGACGTCGGCTGGCTGAATTTCGGCATCGGCGGGAAGTTCCCGGACCTCGCGATCGTTCTTCCAGAGAACAATCGAATACAGGGTGTCGGTGCCGGGTGTGGCCGGTTTGCCCTTGTAGCCGGCGGGACGTTTCAGGACGTAGGCCTCGACGCCGGGTTCGGGCTGGGCAATGCCGACGAGTTCGCGGCCGCGCATCGCGTCCACGGAGAAGGCGTAGGTCAGCAGGCGCAGCTTGGGACGCCAGTCGATGTCGAAAAGCCCGCGGGGTTTCAGGTAACCGCCTTCGTAAAAATCGCGGGCGAGGAAAAAATCCATACGCGGCATGGCGTAGAGAAAGAAGACGCGGGCGAAGGATTTGGCGCCGTCGTAAGGATACAGCTGACCGTCCTGCTCGGTGTTGAGAAGAGGTTTATCGGGAGAACCGGCACGGGCGATCTCGCTGCGGAAGTAGTCGTGGTAGTCTTTTTCCTTCAACCGGGAGAGATAGTGGACCGCATAGGCATCGGTGTACTTGTCGATCCCCAGGTTGAAGGCCTCCGTAACGAACCGGCGTCCGCCCTTGGGGCCGCCGAGTTCGTTGTCGCGGGAATAGGTGGCGGCAAAGGCCACGGTTTTCATCTCGTCCGGCACCGGTTTGACGGCATCGACGGCTTCGCGCAGGATTTTCATCTCCGCCACGTAGTGGGCAGGGGTTGACGGGCCGCGCCACCAGACCGAAGGGGCATCGACTTCGTTGGCGAGCTCGACGTAACGGACGCCCTTGCCTTTGTAGCGGCGGAGCAGGACATCGAGGTATTCGCGGTAAAGGCCGTAGTGTCGTGGATCGCACGCCGCGAGCTTGTTGTTGCGGGCAAGGGTCAGGGAGTCGGGCGGATAACCGACCGTGAAGAGATGCGTCATGCCGTAGCGCTGCGCACTGGCGACCTGGAAATCGAGATCGGTGAAATCGAGATGGAGCGCGTGGGTGTCTGCCTTGTTGCCGTTGTCGGTGGACCGGTCATGGATGCGATGCCAGCAGGCCTCGGCGGAGCGGAAGCTGTCCACGCCGGCACGGGCGAGGAGTTCATAGGCGCGAGTCACTTCGGGTGTTTCGGCATTGCGACCGACGACGACAAACGGCTTTTCCATGCCGTGCAGTCCAAATTCGGTGACATCGGGCGCACGGTCTTCGGGACCGGGCAAGGGGCGGTTGGCGATTTTGGCGAGGACGTAATCGGCCGTTTCCTGGCTGACCTGTTCGCGGGTGTTGCCGATGAGCTCGTAATACATGCGGTGATTGAGTTTTTCGACGAGGTCGCGCTCGGTGCCGCCCGCGGCGGCGACGAGTTCTGCAAAAGTGGATTGCGTGGAGTATTTGGGGCGGGGGCCGGAGGGGACGAAGGACGGGTCGTTGGTCAGGAGAAGGGAGTCAAGACAGGCCACGTATTGTGAGCCGTCTCCGCGGGGATCGGTGACGAGGATTTCGAGTTCGTGTTCGCCAGGCGTGAGGTTGTCGAGCGTGCCGGCATGGACCCAGCCGAACACCCAGCCGAAATCTTTGGAGCGTGGATTCCCGTAAGTGGCCCCGGCCCAGCGGCTGCCTTTGAGTGCATGCGTTTCTCCACCCTCAACACGCCAGGCAAGGGGGCTCGCCCACCCCGCGTTTTGCGGGGTGGAGGCGAGCCAGAGGTGCCAGGCGGCCGGCGGTGAGGACCTGGCGGTGGCGGATGCAGGGGGGATGGTAAACTTGTATCTGGCGTAATAAGGCGGACCGGGGACGTTGGGCTGGTCCTTGCGTGTCTGCACCCGGAGAAACAGGGCTCCGGATGGGCCGTTGGGGTGGGCATCGATGACCTTGCCGCTGTGGAAATTGGTGGCGATGGCGTCCTCGGCTTCGATCCAGATGCCGGTGGCGTTGAGGTTGGCGGCGGTGGCTTTTGCGGTGGTCGCCGGTGCGTTGTTTTCGTCGAGCTTCTCGATGCTCAGGTCGTCGATGGTTGCGGTGCCGGGTGTGCCGGCTTTTCCGAGAGCCTGGAGGACGAGGTGATGTCGGTTCCAGGGGTAGTCGATGATTTTGTCGGACAGAACAAGGGTGTCGTTGACGGAGAGGGTGAGGCGGCGCGTGCCTTTGCCTTCCGCGTCGGGTTCCGTGATGCCAATATGGATACGATAGCTGTCGGCGGGAACGATCTGGCCGCCGCCGATGACGTTCTTCATTTTTTTGTCGTTGGCCCAGACCGTCCAGCGTCCTCCGGAGGTGATGCTGACGGCCACGCCGTGGGAGAGATCGGGCCAGTTGCCGAGGCGGCGGGGGCCCCACTTGATGCCGGTCCAGGCGGTGTTGCCGGGACGGACGGTGACGGAGATGAGGAAGGGGCCGGCACCGTCGGAAAACTCCCGGAGGAGGGCGAGCGAGGCCGGACCTTTGGCCGACATGCGGGCATCGGTGATGGTCAGCGCGTTTTGCTCAATGGCAAAACGGTCGGCGGACTCGGCACGATTGGAGCCTTGTCCGAAAAGCGTCACCGGTCCCCAGGTGCCGTTGCCTTTGGCGGGGTCGATGGTGCCAGCGGCGGAAGGCGTCGCAAAATCATCCTCGTAAACGGGCGTGGCGGCGGGTGCGGAAATCGCCGACATGCACAGAAAAAGGGCCGAGGCCGGAATGATCAGGCGACGCATTACCCGCGTCATGCAAAGTGGAATGTGTGGAACTGTGGCTTTCATGAAAATACAGGGCAATGGATGGGCCTCACTGCGCGGCGAACCGGCTGGCAGAGTGGTCCGTGGTCTCGGGAAGCGGAGCGAGTTGTCCGGCGACGATCTGGGCGTAGGCGCGAATCAGAAAATCGTTGGGGTGGTTGACGTGGTTGCCGGTCATGTCCTCGTAACGCTTGCGCCGGAGGAGTGCGGAGTGGACGGCCATCATGTCGCAAAAGGCGACGCCAGGGCCGGAGAGGTTTTGCAGAACCTTGCCGAATGCCGGCAGGTTGCCGTGCGATTGCCAGTCGGGATTGTTGAGCATGGATTGCACGAGGATGAACTCGACCTCGGGATTGGCCTTGCGGGCAGCCTCCATCATGCGAACCGTGTGCTCGCGGAATTTCTCCGGAGCCAGGCTGCGGTCGTTCATCCCGAAGGCGATGATGACGAGATCGGCAGGGTCCTGGGCCAGAGCCCTGGCGGCATTTTGCACCCCCCACGCGGTGCCTTTGCCACCGACAGCCTTGTTGCGAAGCGTAATGGACCGATATCCGTAGACGTGCGAAAGCCAGCGCCGGAAAAGTTCGGTCCAGACGGGCTGGAAGGGGGCGGCAGGTGTTTTTCCGAAGCCGGAGGCGTTGGCGCCGACTGTAATGCTGTCTCCATACGCAATGATCGTGAGCGGAGTCCGGGTCCGGAGTTTTTCGAGCGTGCGCGGGAGACGGGTGGCGGCGAGTTGCGGCACGGGGCCTTCCCAGCGGGGTATGGCATGGTGGGTGTAGGTGATGGCAAGCTGGTGCTGATGGAAGAAGTTGCCTTCCCTGAAGAGAAGATAACCGCCGGAGAGGCGGGGCATGGTTGTCCGCGGTTTGTCCGGGCCGGGTTCGGCAGGATAAAGCTCGGCGGCGGTCATCCAGGGAATGCGGGAACCCTCGGGAAGCACGAGTTTGTCATCCCGGTAAATCCAGTCGCGCCCCTCCTCCCAGGTGATTTGCAGGGAGGAATCGCGGACGGACAAAATCTTGTCGGCGTGAAAAAGGAGCGGAGCGGACGGGCGTTCACCGTCGCGCGCCCACATCAGGACGGATTCGTTGTGCTGTATTCCGGGTTGCCAGAAGGGGGCAAGGCACTCGGCGAGACGCTGGTCGCCATCCGCCATGGAAGGGGAATCCGCACGGACAATTCCCGGACATGAAACGAGGGCCAAAAGGATACATGCCGGGACTGCGCAGAGGCGCCAAAACGGGCGGGAAAGGGCGGGAAACGACCACAGAGTCATAATAGGTGAGGCGTTAAAAAATTTTCAGATTTCAGCTTTCCCGGAAAATCAATCACACTTGGGCGAAGGCGCGGCGGACGATGGCGCGGGAGTCATGGCGGAATATCCCGGCGGCGGGATGCGCCGGCTGGCCGATGGCATGTAGTGCACGGGCAACGACGAGGTGGAGTTGCCAGGTGTGGTCTTGGCGGGTATCCGCACCGAGGTCGTTGCCGGGTGTCTGTTGCGGTTCGCCGTGGACAGCGGGCCAGTTGGAACGCCACATAGGTTGAATGCCATCGGTGATTTCGTGTGTGACGAGGGCGTTGAGCGCTTGGCGGAGTTCGGGTGAGTCGCCGAGTCGCCGGGCGAGTCGCTCCAGGGTGCAGGCGATGATGGTGCGCAGGGCAAGCAGCACTCCCGGGCGGTCGGCGGCGTCGCGCAAGGCGGGCAGGCAGCGCGCCGTGCCACCGCGGCGCAAGAGGACAATGGCGAGCGCCCAGAAGGGAAGATCTATGACTTGTCCAAAGGCACCGGGCACTTTGTGTTCATCGGGAGTGGGGCCGGTTTCGCGGTCGGCGAGGGCGTGAATCAGGCGGGTTTCGATCGCTTCGGCAAATTCCGTGTCAGCCGGATTGGCCGAGGCAAGGATGGCGGCGGCGTAGAAGGAAACACGTGCGTTGGCGGAGTGAAGACGTTCGGCCACAGCCTGGCAGTATTTGTTGTTTTGGGCGAGATGCCACAGGTGTTTGCCCGGAAGTCCGGTGTCGAGTGCGGCGAGGAGCGCGGCGGCATCGAGCGGCTCGGGAGCGGGAGTGCCTGTCCTGGCGCCGCTTGTTTCGAGAGCAGCTTGCAGGGCGCGGATATCGATGACGCGGGCGTCGGCAGGCTGGCCGGAGGAATGCGTGTTTTGTTGCCGGACCGCCTGGGCAGCGGCAAGGCCGGCGGCTTCGGCGAGGCGTTGCAGGTCGCGTTGCATGCGCATGCCGTAGGCTGCCTCGACGGTGACACCGGTGGCGCGGCCGGGAACCCAGACGTTGCCCAGTCTGCGGGGGAGAAGCATACCGTAGGGAAGTTCGCAGCGTTGTTGGGTGCGGAAGAGACGGGAAACCCAGTAATACAATACACAGTCGTCGCTTTCGAATTCGAAGTTGGCGGAGTGCGTATCGCCCACGGTATCTGTTTCTCCGATGGAGTCGTCGAAGCGCGCGCCACGGACCATGTCCGCCTGGGTCAACTGGCGGTCGGCGACGATGTGGCGCGACTGGCGCAGCCCGATGAGCGGCGCGAAAGCGACGGGGGTGACCTTGCCGGCCAGAACGGGTGCGAAGTGTTGGGAGATGGCGTGGATGCGTGCGCGGGTGAGGTCTTCCGGGTTCACGGGGTCGCACCAGCCCGCATCAAAATTGCATGAGACGACCTGGGCGCGTCCGTCGGCGTGCCGGTTGACGCTGAGAATGGATTGGCTGTAGGCGAGCGTCCGCCCGTCGCCGGGGCGTCCTTCGATGAAGTCGGACCCTGCCTGAATGGCGAGGTCGGCATCGCCCGTGCCATCGATGAAGGCGGCGGCGGGAATACGCTCGGAGCGACCGTCGATGACGGCGAGGGCGGCGGTGACGGTTTTATTGCCGGAGCCAGCCCCGTCGCCCTGGACGGGCCGGGTTTCGGCGGACCAAAGGAGCGCATCGCCGATGAAGGTGACGCCGGCCTCGGCAAACATTTCGAGGAGCACATATTTCTTCGCCTCGTAATTCCACCTGGGTATTTTTCCGAAGGATACGCCCGTGAGCAGCAAACTCATTTCTTTTGCCCTGCGGTTGATTTCCTCCTGGAGTCCACCGGGGTGCCCGTGGAAGTAACCGCAAATGCAGCCCCCGGTTCCCACGCCGCCGGGATAGGTTGTGTGATCGATGGCGAGCACACGCGCGCCGGCGCGCGCCGCAGCGATGGCGGCATGCGCGCCCGCGGTTCCCGCGCCCACCACGACCACATCGTAACCGGCATGGCTGGTGGCGGAGGAAATGGTGGCCGGGCCGGAAGAAATGGGGAGAGGCTGACCGGCTTCCGGCACGGTGATGCTTTGACCGATGGCGACGCGGTCAGCAGGCGTGGCAATGGCGTCGTGCCGGAAGGCGGGACTGAGAATGGTGAGATTGGCCGGAAGGGGAGAGGTGAACCTGGTGGCCGGAGCTTCATCGTAAACGGGATGGTCAACGAGCGAGGCGTGGCTGAAGGTGAAGAGCGTATTGTCGGGAATGCTGGCACGCAGGTCGCGGAGGATGGAGATGTTGTCCTTGTAAGCAGGGGTGTCGTTGGCGACGGACCAGCGGAGTCGGCGCTCGGTGGCAAGACAGGTGGGGCTCCAGGCAATTTCGGGATGGCGCTGGCGGAAATCGGCGGCCGTTTCATCGAGTCGTGCGGCGTCGCTGGATTGGAGGAAAAGATTGCGGTAGCGGCGCGATGGCGAGCGTCCGGCGGGGGAGGAGGGAATTGCAAGGCGTGTGAGCGCACCGTTTTCAGTGGCATCGACCCAGTGAACGGCGCGAACGGTGCGCTGGCCGCTCTTGGTGGCGAGCGTGAGGGCGGCAATGCGTCCATCCCTGGCAAGCCCCACGGCCAGGGGAGCGGAGTAGAGCAGGGGGCGGAGAGTGGAAAGTTCGTTTTGGACGAGGGCGGTGGCGGCGCTGATTTCGAGACCGGCGGCACCGGGCAGCCTGGAGTCGCCGGCGGCGGTTCCGGCATCCTCGAAAGCGCGGGTGGTTTCCCGGAGGAGATCACCGGAGGTTTCGACCAGGAGCACGCTGCGCCCGGCGGCAGCGAGTTTGCGCGCCGCGGTGTAGCCGATGAAGCCGGCACCGCAGACAACGACGTCGAAGGGTTGCTCAAAAACGGAGCGGAAAGGAGTGGAGGGAAGAGTGGAGGACGTGGCGGGTTGCATGATGGATGTCAGCGATCGAATCCGGGGCTGCCCGCAGCAATTTGCGAGGGGCTTGGTGTTTTTCCGGGCACCATAATTACTGCGGGGGCCAGACGATGTAAAAATCGCTGATTTCAACGGTGTTTCTGTGCTGGTCGCTGTTCACTCCAAAGGCGACGGAGACCAGGTTTCCGAGATCGGTTTTAGCAACCGGATCGGAGGCGTTGCTGGTGCTGCGATCACGCCCCAAACGCTCGATCGGAAAGAAGACCGTGTGCCATTCACCATCGGCAGGCATGAGGGATTGCGAGGTAAGATAACCGATCTCGTTTCGCTTCCAGAGGAAGGCGCGAATCGTGCCGGGAAAGGTCACCCGGGCGCGGACCAGTATGCCCTCGGCGCCGTCAAGATCGTCGCCGCTTCCGGTGCGCGGCACGGCGATGCGTGGATAGGCCCAGTAGCTGGTCGAGTCCCCGTCTTTCTGGAAGGAGATGTTGAAGGCGACGGAATCCTTGTTTTGCACAGCCTGCATCTCGCCGCCGGTTTTCCGGCTCACGTATCGGGTGTTCCACTTCGCGGCATCGCGGACGGGGATTTCGAGGCGTTTGGTGTAAAACTTGCGCAGTGTTTCGAGCGGAAGTTCGGCGGCCAGATCCACGGACAATGTGCGAATGGCGGGCTGGCCGTCGCCGGCCAGGATTCCGTTGATGCGGATCGTCACCTGTGGCGACTGGTCAAAAAACTTTTTCAGATCGATTTGCCAGGTGAAGTCGTGTCCGGAACGCGGAGGCAGCGTGATGGTTTCGGAAGGGACGCCCGGGATCGGCGTGGCGGCCTTGCCGCGCGGTCCGGCGGCCAACGAAACCGTGACGGTGCGCGCCGCCCTGGTATCGAGGTTCACGGCCCGGATGCGGAAGGGGATGGCGTCGAGAGAGCCGGGGGTGATGGCATTGATTTCGGTGCCAAATTTTATCCGCTTTTCGTCGGGAATGAATTGAAGGATGACGGGCGAGGCGGGCGGGCGCCCGGTGTCGGGCTGGCGGGCTTCGCGGTAAAGCGCCATGGCGGAGGTTTCGGTAGCGAGACG harbors:
- a CDS encoding DNA-binding protein, producing MKWLLDNDVFFAAVNTAHEHHETSRAWLDGIKAEGWGVSVETFLAAVRLLMNPKVMQNCELPAAEALRVIRAEFTGKQAGRIVSGGEPEDAFLKKATGHKQVMDFYLVQTAMNHGARLATRDRGTLSAWNKVAFRVA
- a CDS encoding hydrolase GDSL, with the translated sequence MADGDQRLAECLAPFWQPGIQHNESVLMWARDGERPSAPLLFHADKILSVRDSSLQITWEEGRDWIYRDDKLVLPEGSRIPWMTAAELYPAEPGPDKPRTTMPRLSGGYLLFREGNFFHQHQLAITYTHHAIPRWEGPVPQLAATRLPRTLEKLRTRTPLTIIAYGDSITVGANASGFGKTPAAPFQPVWTELFRRWLSHVYGYRSITLRNKAVGGKGTAWGVQNAARALAQDPADLVIIAFGMNDRSLAPEKFREHTVRMMEAARKANPEVEFILVQSMLNNPDWQSHGNLPAFGKVLQNLSGPGVAFCDMMAVHSALLRRKRYEDMTGNHVNHPNDFLIRAYAQIVAGQLAPLPETTDHSASRFAAQ
- a CDS encoding FAD dependent oxidoreductase, whose product is MQPATSSTLPSTPFRSVFEQPFDVVVCGAGFIGYTAARKLAAAGRSVLLVETSGDLLRETTRAFEDAGTAAGDSRLPGAAGLEISAATALVQNELSTLRPLLYSAPLAVGLARDGRIAALTLATKSGQRTVRAVHWVDATENGALTRLAIPSSPAGRSPSRRYRNLFLQSSDAARLDETAADFRQRHPEIAWSPTCLATERRLRWSVANDTPAYKDNISILRDLRASIPDNTLFTFSHASLVDHPVYDEAPATRFTSPLPANLTILSPAFRHDAIATPADRVAIGQSITVPEAGQPLPISSGPATISSATSHAGYDVVVVGAGTAGAHAAIAAARAGARVLAIDHTTYPGGVGTGGCICGYFHGHPGGLQEEINRRAKEMSLLLTGVSFGKIPRWNYEAKKYVLLEMFAEAGVTFIGDALLWSAETRPVQGDGAGSGNKTVTAALAVIDGRSERIPAAAFIDGTGDADLAIQAGSDFIEGRPGDGRTLAYSQSILSVNRHADGRAQVVSCNFDAGWCDPVNPEDLTRARIHAISQHFAPVLAGKVTPVAFAPLIGLRQSRHIVADRQLTQADMVRGARFDDSIGETDTVGDTHSANFEFESDDCVLYYWVSRLFRTQQRCELPYGMLLPRRLGNVWVPGRATGVTVEAAYGMRMQRDLQRLAEAAGLAAAQAVRQQNTHSSGQPADARVIDIRALQAALETSGARTGTPAPEPLDAAALLAALDTGLPGKHLWHLAQNNKYCQAVAERLHSANARVSFYAAAILASANPADTEFAEAIETRLIHALADRETGPTPDEHKVPGAFGQVIDLPFWALAIVLLRRGGTARCLPALRDAADRPGVLLALRTIIACTLERLARRLGDSPELRQALNALVTHEITDGIQPMWRSNWPAVHGEPQQTPGNDLGADTRQDHTWQLHLVVARALHAIGQPAHPAAGIFRHDSRAIVRRAFAQV